From the Ochotona princeps isolate mOchPri1 chromosome 26, mOchPri1.hap1, whole genome shotgun sequence genome, the window gggacaaagagaaatattgtccatctgctgattcactccccagatggccacggcagcctgaagccaggagtaaggagcttctcctgggtctcccacatgtttggaagtggaagattagccagttgagctgacAGATCAGCCCCATGAATACATCTtaacccaaaaaaaaaaaaaactttaagggAAAAGAGctttagcaaaaacaaagaacGAACCCAATGGCTCTGGGTGTCCAGTTTTATCACAAGAGTAACAAGGAAGTAGTGAGTCTACCTGTCAGAGTTTTCAGCTGATcatggaaacagaaagaagcTACCTGTGCCAGCCTTCTcctggtttttttggttttatcCTGAGCAAGCCAGACAGGACTGTAGTTCCAGCCTTTTGATGAGTTTGATACGTTCCACACTCTGATTGATTGCTAGCTGCTGTTTTATACCCCACCCCCAACGCTCCAAAAAATTTGTCCTTAAAACACTTAACCATCACAGtctctgttttttcctctcttgGAGTCCCGCTCCTGGCTTAGTCTGTATCTATGGGGCTCACTGTCTTTTAGATCATCTGCCCTTGGAGCCACCCCACCATATTGTGGCAAAGCCCAGATCACGTGGAGCAGCTGGCGGCGTGGGTGGGAGTTCCGATTGACTGGTGGAGTAATGAAGCATTTGGCTGGCCATTTTTCCAAGCTCTGAGGAAATAAGTGACCTTTCTCCTCAGTTCCAGGAAGGTAGCTTCTAAAACTTGGGAATTTCCTGAGTGGAAGGCATCTTTGGTATTCATCATAAtctctgccagttgatgctaaTGAGGTGACTCGTGGCTGCTGCTGAGACAGTTGAAACCAATCACATACTCAGGAGAGAGGCAGGAGGTCGGCACTgtgttgcagtgggttaagccactgtcagAGCATCTGCATTCCgtctgagtgccagctgctccactgtgggtgcagctccttgctaatgcatctcggaagagcagcagaagatggcccaagtccttgtgtccccacacccgcatgggagacccggatagaaGTCTAGTGTGCTGACTTGGGCCTTACCAGATCCTGGCGCTTTGCTGCCATtcggcagtgaatcagcagatggaagatcctgctctctctctctctctctctctctctctctctctctctctgtagctctgcctttcaaataactaaattaataaataaataattctttttaaaaatgcagactgATCATGGCAAagagaagctttttaaaaaagattttatttatcagAATGGcaaagatatatatagagaaagaaacagtatggtctaatctgctggttcacctcccacatgggtctgggctaggccaaagccaggaatgaggagcttcttctgaatcttccatgtggatgagaGGGACCctaggatttgagccatcttttgctgctttcccagacacgttagcagggagacagatctgaaagcggagcagtcaggacgcAAACTGGGACCCACATTGGATGCTGGGGTTACAGGCAGTGCACCCATTACACTGAAACACTGGCCCTCCTAAAAGAACATTTTCAAatcttttagttatttatttgaaaagcagagaaagaatctttcagATGCTGGTTCACACTTCAgttgcccacagtagccagggctgggccaggcagaagccaggtgctgCTGCCAGGCGTTCCACATGGGCGACAgggatcccaacacttgggccatcttttgttgcttttgccAGGTAACTAGTGGGGAACTAGACtgacagtggaacagccaggatgtgaaccagttcTATATGTGATGCTAGTGTTGCAGCAGGAGTTTTACTGCTTCTGAGTGTGAAGGGCAGGTTAACTTGATCTTTCCATCCATGTTCATTTAGAGCAAAGCCCGAAAGCTACTCGACAGCTATACTCAAGGAAATATACCTCCAAAAAGCTCATCTGTGCCTGGATGTGCGATCTAAGTGACAAAATTCTCCATTTCAACTGGATTGTTCTCAGGATAAAGTTAGGCCATTTTGCATGTGGGAAAGTGAAAGAAAACTGTGGCAGATTGTATTTTCTACAATGGCCTCAACAATGTTTCTGGTCCCAGATGCTCTTTTACCGTTTCCCCACAGAGAGTTGGAATCTATGTCCATTTCCCTTGAGAACAGGTGTGGTTGTGTAACCGACTAATACAGAAATGATAAAGTGATACCATAGAAATTCCAAGAttgggttttatttattcatttacttgagaagcagaccaaaaaaaaagctcctttcttctggcttattccccaaatgcttgtactAGTTttgactgggccaggcaaaagccaagtGTGGGAACTCAGTCACTGGAGCCATTACCACTGCTTCCTGGGTTTgcaatagtaggaagctggaatcagaagcaagaCCCTGGACTCAAACTCGGGCGCTCAGACATGACACAAGGATGTCTTAACTTCTGGGCTTAGCATCAGTTTTaagttttagggcccggcagcgtggcctagcgactaaagtcctcgccttgaaggccccgggatcccatatgggcgccggttctaatcccggcagctccacttcccatccagctccctgcttgtggcctgggaaagcagtcgaggacgacccaaagctttgggaccctgaacctgcatgggagacctggaagaggtgcctggttcccggcttcggattggcacgcaccggcccgtagcggctcacttggggagtgaatcatcggacggaagatcttcctctctgtctctcctcctctctgtatatccggctttccaataataataataataaatcttaaaaaaaaagttttaagttttAGATGTCACAAGACAACCGTGAAGATGATGGACTGGGTGCTTAAAAATCCCCATCCGCCAGAGAAGCATGGGGGTATTGGTAAAATGATCAGAATCATGTttttcagaactctactaatttATTGAATGCTTGTGCTTATTCCAGGAacatttcttcaagaaaatgattgGATCTTGGTAAGAACAGTGAGCTTTGTAATGTGTTAACGTGTCCTTATTCTGTATTCCCCTCCCTAGCTCTGGTGACCTTATAGAGCAGTGTCTTGAAATCCCAGTGAGAACCAGGAGCTCAGCCATCACTGGAAGGGCAGAATGGTGCTGGAGACCTCCCCAACCTTGTTTTCAGAGAATTGTCACGATTTGACCTGCCTGCGCAATCCCTGATGACCTCATTCTCCACAGTGCCATTATGCTACCTGGCTTAGAGCTTGCTCAGCATAAACAGCCTTTTTCCTGGGGTATGctaatgaaaaataattgaagatATTCCCTGACATCACAGCATGAGATTGTCTAACcaatattagtaaaaaaaaaaaaaatagtatctacAAATAAGTGTTAAGTTGAAATCCAGGAATTGAAAAGTCTGCAATAACGAGCGTAAAATTAGCTAGAAGGGTTTCATCAGTCTTCCAGATCTGagcaggcaaaagaaagaatcaatGAAGTTGGAGTCTGGACCTGCTGACCCGCAACCGACAAACCGGCCCCCCGCGTCGCGTGTGCCATGTCTGGTTCCTCCAGCGTCGCCGCTATGAAGAAAGTGGTTCAGCAGCTCTGGCTGGAGGCCGGCCTCAACCGCGGGAAGGTGTACCAGGCAGCTGCAGACTTGAAACAGTTTTGTCTCCAGAATGCTCAACATGATCCCCTGCTGACTGGAGCATCTTCAAGTACAAATCCCTTCAGACCCCAGAAAGTCTGCTCCTTTCTGTAGTCAAACAAATCTATCAGAGGGTTCCTGAACCACTTCTCATTAACCGGTGAATATTCATTCAAAAGGGCTAAATTTGAAGTCTGTACAAAAAGCTTcccttggggcccggcagcgtggcctagtggctaaagtcctcgccttgaatgccccgggatcccatatgggcgccggttctaatcccggcagctccacttcccatccagctccctgcttgtggcctgggaaagcagtcgaggacggcccaaagctttgcgaccctgcacccatgtaggagacctggaagaggttcctggttcccggcatcggattggcgcgcaccggcctgttgtggctcacttggggagtgaatcattggacagaatatcctcctttctgtctctcctcctctctctgtatatctgactttgtaataaaaatacaaatcttaaaaacaaaaaaaaaagcttcccttAACACATGTGCCATAATACACAAACTTCTACATTGATCAGTCCTTAACATCTACCTCTCTGTTTTCATAAATTTCTATTTCACAACGGTAATTATTTTATATACACTGGCAGCAGCAAATAAAATACTTAatataaaagtaagaaaaaaaaaagaatcaatgaagTTGAAGATAGGTCAACTGATATTACCCAGGCTAaggaacagaaagaagaagaaacacacacacacacacacacacataaaacaatgGAGTGTCAAAGACCTGTAGAGTACCATCAAGTCTACCAAGATGTTTGTAAAGGGCAAATAGAAAAATTATAGTCTAAAATTTCCAtaatgggcccagcgcaatagtgtaatggttaaggtcctcgcttgaactcaccagaatcccatgtggccaccggttctggtcccggcagctccacttcccatccagctccctggttttgacctgggaaatcagttgaggacggccc encodes:
- the LOC118759805 gene encoding guanine nucleotide-binding protein G(I)/G(S)/G(O) subunit gamma-5-like, encoding MSGSSSVAAMKKVVQQLWLEAGLNRGKVYQAAADLKQFCLQNAQHDPLLTGASSSTNPFRPQKVCSFL